TGATAATATGTTAAAGATAATTTTTTTTAATGAAAACAGGTAAATCGAAATACTAATCAAAAATGTGAAGAGAAGTTCAGTGTAATTCTGCAAAACCATTCCCATAGTATTTAAGCATAAAACATATAGTAAAACTAATAGACCTGATGCTTCTTCATTAAAAATCTTCTTTGTTATTTTGTATGTAAAAAATAATTGAGCAAGAACTATTATTATGTTCAGTAAACCAATCATTACAGGTGAATTGTAAATATGTAGAATGAGGACAAGAGTGTTTATGTAAAGAGGAGCTGTAATGTAATCCTCGTACAAGTGTTTGTCTGCCGGATAAAATTCATTCAGCGAAATACATTCCTGCGCAAGTTTGTAGTAATATAATGAGTCGCTTCTGTAAGTTATATTCTTAGTAAAAACAAGAGTTAATTGAATTAAAATATAAATAAGTACAATTAACTTTATCTTTGAAACACTGAATTTAATTAGCTTTTCCATAAACTTGCTCAAATATAAATAAATTGGTTTTTATACTTTGAAAAGAAAAAGAATTTTGATTTCTCCTAATGGTTTTAAAGAGTGTGATGATTCAGTAACCATAGCTGAAACGATGAAATATTATTTGTCTGATATTAAAGATGCTGAACTATTAGTCAGACCTATTTCCGATGGGGGAGATGGTTTCCTGAATGTTTGTAAATATTATTTTGGTGGAGAAATCAGAAATTATAAAATATCAACAGCATACGATGATTCTAGCTTTGAATGTCCGGTTCTCTATTGTCACGAAAGGCGAGAGATTTATATAGAATCAGCAGAAGTACTGGGATTGAAGGTTATACCGAAGCATTTCAGGAATCCCCTAAAACTTTCCTCCAAAGGATTAGGAGAGTTGTTACTCAAAATAAATGAAGAAATTGAGCAGAAAAAAATCAGTGTAAACAAAGTCTTTATTGGAATTGGAGGAACAGCAACAATCGATATGGGAATGGGCATGATGTCTGAATTAGGTCTTACATTGTATGATTCGTCAAATATACTCCTAAACGTGATCCCGGAGAATTATTTAAGTGTTTCCAAATTAGAATACACTCCAATAAAATTGCCTTTTGAAATTATTCCGATAGTTGATGTCGATAATTTACTGATGGGAAACGATAGTGGTATAATGATCTATGGAAAACAAAAAGGTGCAGATGAAATGATGATTTCACTACTTATTAAAGGATTTAATCATCTATTGAATCTATTAAAAAACAATAACTTAGTCTATATTACTCAAAGTTTATCCGGGGCTGGAGGAGGAATCCCGGCTGCGATACAACTTTTTTATGACTCATCAGTGATAAAATCCAAAAATTTTCTAGTGTCAAATCTTGGATTCGCATATCATCTTAATAAAGTTGATTATCTCATCACTGGTGAAGGAGCATATGATATACAAACCGGTTTTGGTAAGGGAGCAGGAATTTTGATTAAATTATTCTATTCAAATATTGAAAAAATCTTCCTTGTCTGTGGGGGGATCAGTAAAGAATCCAGGGAAGAATTACCTGAAAAAATCTATCCTGTTGAATTACAAAGCTTTTTTGAAAATCCTGCAGAATCAATAGCTAATTATAAGTTAGGATTGAAATTAGCTTGTGAGAAAATAAAGGGTGAGCTAAACTTTTAATATTTTATCACATCGTGAAAAATTGCTAAATTAGCATCAAAATCAATATCACTTCTAACTAAAGAATTTATACAAAGATGAAGCAATATCTCGATCTTGTAAAGACTGTAATAGAAAATGGTGTGAGGAAGAAAACTCGTACTGGCGTTGATACAATCTCTTACTTCGGAGCCTTTTACAAAGTAGATCTGAGTGATGGATTTCCATTATTGACAACTAAAAAAATGCAGTGGAAATCATTGCTTCACGAAGTTCTTTGGTATCTATCCGGTGATAACCATATCAGAAATTTGAGGCAGCATACTAAAATTTGGGATGCGTGGGCTGATGAAAACGGAGTTTTGGAAACAGCATACGGATATTACTGGCGGCATTTTCCGAGCGCACAGAAAAATAAGAATGGCGATTGGGTGGTTCGAGAGGTGGATCAGATTCAGTATGTGATTGATGAGATCAGGAGAAATCCAAATAGCAGGCGACTCGTGATTTCAGCATGGGAACCTGGAAACGCAACCACAAGTAAACTTCCGCCGTGTCACTATACATTTGTTTTCAATGTGAACGATGGGAAACTAAATTGTCACCTTACTCAGCGTTCAGGTGATATTGCACTTGGAATACCATTTAATCTGGCAGCTTATTCATTGCTCACTCAGGTGATAGCACAGCAAGTTGAATTAGAACTTGGCCAATTTGCTCATACAATCGTGGATGCTCATATTTACGTCGGTGAAAAGGGAACCGAGACTGAAAGGTATGATCATCTTGAAGGACTGAAAGAACAATTGAAACGGGAACCTCTGCCGCTTCCTCAATTGAAAATTGCTGACAAGCCGATGGATGAATTGAAGTTTGAAGATTTCGAGCTTATAAATTATCAGTATCATGATAAAATCTCTTTTGAGGTTGCTGTTTGAAGTTAATCATCATCGCAGCAATTGCAGAAAATAATGTTATTGGCAAAACTAACGGTGAAATGCCGTGGCATGTTAAGGAAGAGTTTCAGCATTTTAAGCAGACGACTCTGGGCTCACCCGTTATAATGGGAAGAAAGACTTTTGAAACACTTGGTAAACCATTGAAAGGCAGAGAGAATATAATTGTTACGAGAAATAAAAATTTTAAAGTTGAATTTGATGAAACGGTATTAACTCATTCGCTTAATGAAGCGATTGAATATTGTAAATCCAATAAGTATGAGAAAGCTTTTATTATTGGTGGTGGAAATATTTATAAACAGGCTATGTCACTGGCAGATGAAATGATATTATCGTTTATGAAATTTAAAGCTGATGGAGAAGTTACCTTCCCGGAAATAAAGCAAAGCGATTGGGAGATTAAATCAACGGAAGACAGAGAGCAATTTGAAATCAGAAGATATGTGAAAAGGAATGGCAAAGCGAATTAAAATATTGCCCGAGAACATCGCTAGTAAAATTGCAGCCGGTGAAGTTGTACAGCGCCCTGAATCAGTTGTCAAAGAACTTATGGAAAACTCAATTGATGCAGGCGCAAAAACAGTTGAAGTTAGTATAAAACGAGCAGGGAAAAATTTAATTCAGGTATGCGATGACGGAACCGGAATGAGTGAGGAAGATCTGATTCTTTCTGTGCAAAAGCACGCAACGAGTAAGATAGAAGCATTTGAAGATCTTGAAGCAATTAAAACACTCGGATTCCGCGGTGAAGCTTTAAGTTCAATTGCTGCAGTTAGTCAATTCGAAATCAGAAGCGAAACCCGCGAGGAAGAAATTGGAACTGTTCTCAGGAATGATGAAACTGGAAATATCAAAGTCGATAAAGGTTCCTTTCCAAAAGGTACTTGCGTAACAGTAAAAAATCTTTTTTACAATGTTCCTGCAAGAAGAAAATTTCTGAAGACTGATACAACAGAATTCAAACATATTGTTGACACATTCAACCGGATTGCACTTAGTCATTGTCAGATATCATTCAAGTTGTTAAATGGTGTTGATATTGTATTTGATTATCCGGCTGAATCTCTTGAGAATAGAGTTCGACAGGTATTTGGTGAGAATATGCCTGATGCACTGATTCCAGTTGAGGAAAGAACTGAGTTAATAAGTGTTCATGGTTTTGTTGGCAAGCCAAGTCTGCTGAAAAAAACAAAAGGTGAGCAGTATCTTTTTCTGAATTCAAGGTATATTTCAAATAAAAATATAAATCATGCAGTATTCACTGCGTTCGAAAATATTCTTGAAAAAGGTGACTACCCGCTCTTTCTCCTTTTCATAGAGATTGATCCAGAACGGATTGATGTTAATATTCACCCTTCAAAACTTGAAGCAAAGTTTGATGACGAAAAGGATGTTTATAATTTTATTCTTTCTGTTGTAAGAAGAAGTCTGGCCTCTTACGACCTTGTGCCATCAATGGCATTCAGCGAGCATGAATTTTCCGAAGAAAAGCTTGTTGTAAATAAATTCCAACCTGTTCATCATGGCGATTTTTCTGACAGACCTTCAAGAGAAAAATATCAACCTGAAACGAAAAGATATTCCGAAGAAGAAATTGATTTACTCTTTGGTTCAATTACGGATGATGTTGTTTTTAAACCTGGAAACAGACCTGATAATAAGCTGCCAATCGAATTAGAGCAGAAAGAAATTCCACATCAAAAAGCTGATCAAAGCAAGCTGGATCAGAGCGAAGAGTCACCGTTCATCATTCAACTTCATAACAAATATATTTTATCTCAGATAAAATCCGGATTGATGATAATTGATCAGCATGTAGCGCACGAAAGAATTCTTTACGAAAAAGCATTGAACAGACTTGATACTGACATTCCGTTTTCTCAGCAATTACTTTTTCCTAAAAAAGTTAAAACTGATGCTGCAAGAATTGCAATGCTGAAAGAGTTGGAGCCTTATTTAAGCCGGCTTGGTTTTCAAATCAAGTTTCAGGCAAAAGATACAATAAAAATTGAGGGTGTTCCTGACGATGTAAAAAAGGGTAGTGAAGAGCAAGTCCTGTTCGAGTTGCTTGAGGAATATGCTTCAAATGAAAGAGAAAAACATCTTGAACAAAAGGATAATATTGCAAAATCATATTCTTGCAAAACAGCTATAAAGGCTGGTGATAGATTAGATGAAAGGGCAATGAGATTGCTGATTGATCAGCTATTTGCTACAACAATGCCTTATGTTTGTCCACACGGAAGACCAATTGTTAT
This region of bacterium genomic DNA includes:
- a CDS encoding glycosyltransferase family 39 protein produces the protein MEKLIKFSVSKIKLIVLIYILIQLTLVFTKNITYRSDSLYYYKLAQECISLNEFYPADKHLYEDYITAPLYINTLVLILHIYNSPVMIGLLNIIIVLAQLFFTYKITKKIFNEEASGLLVLLYVLCLNTMGMVLQNYTELLFTFLISISIYLFSLKKIIFNILSGAFIGAAIAVRPLGWALIVALIMVQIFYSIKKKIMPNIPTFI
- a CDS encoding glycerate kinase produces the protein MKRKRILISPNGFKECDDSVTIAETMKYYLSDIKDAELLVRPISDGGDGFLNVCKYYFGGEIRNYKISTAYDDSSFECPVLYCHERREIYIESAEVLGLKVIPKHFRNPLKLSSKGLGELLLKINEEIEQKKISVNKVFIGIGGTATIDMGMGMMSELGLTLYDSSNILLNVIPENYLSVSKLEYTPIKLPFEIIPIVDVDNLLMGNDSGIMIYGKQKGADEMMISLLIKGFNHLLNLLKNNNLVYITQSLSGAGGGIPAAIQLFYDSSVIKSKNFLVSNLGFAYHLNKVDYLITGEGAYDIQTGFGKGAGILIKLFYSNIEKIFLVCGGISKESREELPEKIYPVELQSFFENPAESIANYKLGLKLACEKIKGELNF
- the thyA gene encoding thymidylate synthase, with product MKQYLDLVKTVIENGVRKKTRTGVDTISYFGAFYKVDLSDGFPLLTTKKMQWKSLLHEVLWYLSGDNHIRNLRQHTKIWDAWADENGVLETAYGYYWRHFPSAQKNKNGDWVVREVDQIQYVIDEIRRNPNSRRLVISAWEPGNATTSKLPPCHYTFVFNVNDGKLNCHLTQRSGDIALGIPFNLAAYSLLTQVIAQQVELELGQFAHTIVDAHIYVGEKGTETERYDHLEGLKEQLKREPLPLPQLKIADKPMDELKFEDFELINYQYHDKISFEVAV
- a CDS encoding dihydrofolate reductase translates to MKLIIIAAIAENNVIGKTNGEMPWHVKEEFQHFKQTTLGSPVIMGRKTFETLGKPLKGRENIIVTRNKNFKVEFDETVLTHSLNEAIEYCKSNKYEKAFIIGGGNIYKQAMSLADEMILSFMKFKADGEVTFPEIKQSDWEIKSTEDREQFEIRRYVKRNGKAN
- the mutL gene encoding DNA mismatch repair endonuclease MutL, translated to MAKRIKILPENIASKIAAGEVVQRPESVVKELMENSIDAGAKTVEVSIKRAGKNLIQVCDDGTGMSEEDLILSVQKHATSKIEAFEDLEAIKTLGFRGEALSSIAAVSQFEIRSETREEEIGTVLRNDETGNIKVDKGSFPKGTCVTVKNLFYNVPARRKFLKTDTTEFKHIVDTFNRIALSHCQISFKLLNGVDIVFDYPAESLENRVRQVFGENMPDALIPVEERTELISVHGFVGKPSLLKKTKGEQYLFLNSRYISNKNINHAVFTAFENILEKGDYPLFLLFIEIDPERIDVNIHPSKLEAKFDDEKDVYNFILSVVRRSLASYDLVPSMAFSEHEFSEEKLVVNKFQPVHHGDFSDRPSREKYQPETKRYSEEEIDLLFGSITDDVVFKPGNRPDNKLPIELEQKEIPHQKADQSKLDQSEESPFIIQLHNKYILSQIKSGLMIIDQHVAHERILYEKALNRLDTDIPFSQQLLFPKKVKTDAARIAMLKELEPYLSRLGFQIKFQAKDTIKIEGVPDDVKKGSEEQVLFELLEEYASNEREKHLEQKDNIAKSYSCKTAIKAGDRLDERAMRLLIDQLFATTMPYVCPHGRPIVIKISLNEFDRRFGRT